A single window of Blochmannia endosymbiont of Camponotus nipponensis DNA harbors:
- the tsaE gene encoding tRNA (adenosine(37)-N6)-threonylcarbamoyltransferase complex ATPase subunit type 1 TsaE, with protein sequence MILFDESETLLLGATLATVCAPGCVIYLNGYVGSGKSVFCKGFLNELGHIGHVNSPTYTLIESYTLARWYVFHCDFYRLNSSEDLECMGIRDYFDGRAICLIEWPKKGMGMLPTEDISVTINYHEHKESRQVIIESFSNLGHSMLDALLVYWKLDT encoded by the coding sequence TTGATATTATTTGATGAATCGGAAACCCTGTTGTTAGGTGCTACATTAGCTACAGTTTGTGCTCCAGGTTGTGTGATTTATTTAAATGGCTATGTAGGGTCAGGAAAATCTGTTTTTTGTAAAGGTTTTTTAAATGAATTAGGGCATATTGGACATGTAAATAGTCCAACTTATACTTTGATTGAATCTTATACTTTAGCGCGTTGGTATGTATTTCATTGTGATTTTTATCGGTTAAATTCTTCAGAAGATCTTGAGTGCATGGGAATAAGAGATTATTTTGATGGTCGTGCCATATGTTTAATAGAATGGCCAAAAAAAGGGATGGGAATGTTACCGACAGAAGATATTTCAGTGACGATAAATTATCATGAACATAAAGAATCTAGGCAAGTGATTATAGAATCTTTCAGTAATTTAGGTCACAGCATGCTAGATGCTTTGTTAGTATATTGGAAATTGGATACATGA
- the orn gene encoding oligoribonuclease: MGDNHLIWIDLEMTGLNPEQDRILEIATLITDDKLNVLSEGPVIAIHQSESQLLLMDDWNVCVHNATGLLKKVRASRLDEISASNLTIKFLRNWVDCKKSPICGNSVAQDRRFLFRYMPELESYFNYHYLDVSTIKELMIRWRPDLISGLQLCKTHSALEDIRASVSELMYYRKYFIQL; the protein is encoded by the coding sequence ATGGGTGATAATCATTTGATATGGATTGATTTAGAGATGACTGGATTGAATCCAGAACAGGATCGTATTTTGGAAATAGCTACTTTAATAACCGATGATAAATTGAACGTTTTGTCGGAAGGGCCTGTTATAGCAATACATCAATCTGAATCACAGTTATTATTGATGGATGATTGGAATGTATGTGTTCATAATGCTACTGGGTTACTAAAAAAGGTAAGAGCTAGTAGATTAGATGAAATTAGCGCATCGAATTTGACAATAAAATTTTTAAGAAATTGGGTTGATTGTAAAAAATCTCCGATATGTGGAAATAGTGTAGCCCAGGATCGTCGATTTTTATTTCGGTATATGCCAGAATTAGAATCATATTTTAATTATCATTATTTAGATGTTAGTACAATTAAAGAATTGATGATTCGCTGGAGACCAGATTTGATATCTGGGTTGCAGTTGTGTAAAACTCATAGCGCATTGGAAGATATTCGTGCATCTGTTTCAGAATTAATGTATTATCGCAAGTATTTCATACAGTTATAA
- the asd gene encoding archaetidylserine decarboxylase (Phosphatidylserine decarboxylase is synthesized as a single chain precursor. Generation of the pyruvoyl active site from a Ser is coupled to cleavage of a Gly-Ser bond between the larger (beta) and smaller (alpha chains). It is an integral membrane protein.), producing the protein MLEKIQILLQYLLPKYWITYLAGLVSSWKGGWITRYAILLFIHVYKIDMNESDKPNVTNYATFNEFFTRKLHKNARPIDTNPSTLIIPADGIITQIGKINQTNIFQVKNISYPLDGLLAGHDNIIDYFSDGSFVIFYIPPQNCHRIYMPCTGTLREMLYIPGDLFSVHPKITKNIPNIFSRNERVICLFETDFGYMAQILVGAMIVGSIETTWLGKITPPREGVVKHWHYPTNNTNTTNNNKNADNTIILQKGDEMGLFKLGSTVINLFDDKQVIFNNLLQPHSIARIGMPLARGCNQKK; encoded by the coding sequence ATGTTAGAAAAAATACAAATTTTATTACAATACTTATTACCAAAATATTGGATTACCTACTTAGCAGGACTAGTATCCTCATGGAAAGGCGGATGGATAACACGTTATGCTATCCTACTATTCATTCATGTCTATAAGATAGACATGAATGAATCTGATAAACCAAATGTCACCAATTATGCAACATTTAATGAATTTTTTACTCGGAAATTACATAAAAACGCTCGACCTATTGATACTAATCCATCTACTTTAATTATTCCAGCTGATGGGATCATCACCCAAATAGGAAAAATAAACCAAACAAACATATTCCAAGTAAAAAATATCTCCTATCCTTTAGACGGATTGCTAGCAGGCCATGATAACATCATTGACTACTTTAGCGATGGCAGTTTTGTTATTTTTTATATACCTCCTCAAAACTGCCATCGTATATATATGCCTTGCACAGGTACACTCCGAGAAATGTTATATATACCCGGTGATTTGTTTTCAGTACACCCAAAAATTACTAAAAATATACCTAATATATTTTCTCGTAATGAAAGAGTCATCTGTTTATTCGAAACAGATTTTGGATATATGGCTCAAATTTTAGTTGGAGCTATGATAGTAGGGAGCATAGAAACTACATGGTTAGGAAAGATTACCCCACCACGAGAAGGCGTTGTTAAACATTGGCATTACCCCACAAATAATACCAATACCACAAATAATAATAAAAATGCTGATAATACCATTATATTGCAAAAAGGAGATGAAATGGGGCTATTTAAATTAGGATCTACTGTTATTAATTTATTCGATGACAAACAAGTTATTTTTAATAATCTACTACAACCACACAGTATTGCTCGTATTGGTATGCCTTTAGCACGAGGATGCAATCAAAAAAAATAA
- the mscM gene encoding miniconductance mechanosensitive channel MscM, with amino-acid sequence MDTVQKRAIFCKYFFFLIYILGYLFPLTTISCNFSYTQEIKKYLQNAQKKENINIQNKTMINSPQSTLHFISERKYSKIKINKNQKVINDFSHITFQLIKEYEKTSNKNINIYKNLCDPELKQKLFQINNQLTNSPKQLQQKHYIEYSLNESLMFLPKQQVTTQNKLNNLDQQKILYVNTSINTPIEPKKFTTSHIEQKNKSLNMDELKFNQLKVNNYKELSPIHITLLNNNYNHTDNKLEVLKHQLNYIHQEETKKTVEYTKKVLIQENNALPKSIEKQLKTNRDLAIILNQQAHYINNIALKKQEIASHISQVHQTFHNLLEQAQWLDKSPALREILRSQVSKLPEMPKSQQLDHDMAQLRAKRLRYENQLNKLNSPMLHQIKQDDGTPLTLSQQHILETQLATQRNIITLLLNNIEKQILELTQLKVAHTELKEALKNIRKAIHRYLFWTTDVHPITVSYPIDIYQDLYKLLIIDKFNYQIISSLKMIFTNRNTWIPIILCIIISIGFHFGAYHHYQKFLERSSKKIGKVNQDNFLLTFHNIWYSMLIALPAPILWMVIGYSLNHAWLYPISVAISDGIYATTFILWMCIVSAYFASSKGLFITHFGWPKKRVQQVFSHHYIWSVGTIVFLIMTLIAFNSYNDKEFNNTLGRLCFILLCVYLTFITNNLKCSGLPLYLNKYDSSDNIINRSLWNIMICAPIIAVISCTVGHLIASQELLARLETSLFIWIMLLIIYHTIRRWMSIQRRRIAFERAKQKRVIQLAHRTRYNESNYCQLNTSTLIFDNEKNKKILDLDTISTQSLQLIRSILTIIALLLMTFLWSDLYSAFSFLENITLWDVTSTIKGADNIQPITLNSFLIAILVIIITKKTVKNLPALLELTFLQHLDLTPGTGYAITTLTKYILMLIGGMIGCSLIGIEWTKIQWLVAALGVGLGFGLQEIFANFISGLMILFEKPIRIGDTVTINNLTGNITRINTRATIITDWNHKEIIIPNKEFITKKFINWSLSDTLTRVVLRVPAPLQTDMKNIVKVLLQIAKNSSFALSTPSPEVYLVDLQQGLPVFEIRIHISDIKLRMPLCHQIHMLIIEYYQNNGLKLPYFPIFMHNNQLSSIDTFDSNYPNTNHYTKK; translated from the coding sequence ATGGACACTGTTCAAAAAAGAGCAATATTTTGTAAATATTTTTTTTTCTTAATATATATATTAGGATATTTGTTTCCATTAACAACCATATCATGTAATTTTTCATATACACAAGAAATAAAAAAATATTTACAAAATGCACAAAAAAAAGAAAATATTAATATTCAGAATAAAACCATGATTAATAGTCCACAATCTACCTTGCATTTTATTTCTGAAAGAAAATATTCCAAAATTAAAATTAATAAAAATCAAAAAGTTATAAATGACTTCTCACATATAACTTTTCAATTAATTAAGGAATACGAAAAAACATCCAATAAAAATATTAATATTTATAAAAATCTTTGTGATCCTGAACTAAAACAAAAATTATTTCAAATTAATAATCAATTAACAAATTCACCAAAACAATTACAACAAAAACATTATATTGAATATTCTCTCAATGAATCACTAATGTTTTTACCGAAACAACAAGTTACTACTCAAAACAAATTAAATAATTTAGATCAACAAAAAATATTATATGTTAATACAAGTATCAATACCCCCATAGAACCAAAAAAATTTACTACATCACACATAGAACAAAAAAATAAATCATTAAATATGGACGAACTTAAATTTAATCAATTAAAAGTCAATAATTACAAAGAATTATCCCCAATACACATAACATTACTTAATAACAATTACAATCATACAGATAATAAATTAGAGGTATTAAAACATCAATTAAACTATATACATCAAGAAGAAACTAAAAAAACAGTTGAATATACAAAAAAAGTATTAATACAAGAGAACAATGCATTACCAAAATCCATAGAAAAACAACTAAAAACTAATCGGGATCTTGCAATTATTCTTAATCAACAAGCACATTACATAAATAATATTGCATTAAAGAAACAAGAAATTGCATCACATATTTCACAAGTACACCAGACCTTTCATAACTTACTAGAACAAGCCCAATGGTTAGATAAATCCCCAGCTCTTAGAGAAATACTTCGCTCTCAAGTTTCCAAGTTACCAGAAATGCCTAAATCTCAACAATTAGATCACGATATGGCGCAACTAAGAGCTAAACGCCTACGATACGAAAATCAATTAAATAAACTAAATTCACCTATGTTACATCAAATAAAACAAGATGACGGCACCCCATTAACATTGTCACAACAACATATTCTTGAAACACAGCTTGCCACACAACGCAATATTATTACTCTATTATTGAATAATATAGAAAAACAAATACTCGAATTAACACAGTTAAAAGTTGCACATACGGAACTTAAAGAAGCATTAAAAAACATACGAAAAGCTATACATCGCTATTTATTTTGGACCACTGATGTCCATCCAATCACTGTATCCTATCCAATAGACATTTATCAAGATTTATACAAATTATTAATTATCGACAAATTTAACTACCAAATAATATCTTCATTAAAAATGATTTTCACTAATCGTAACACATGGATACCAATAATATTATGTATAATAATATCAATTGGATTTCATTTTGGTGCATATCATCATTATCAAAAATTTTTAGAACGATCTAGCAAAAAAATAGGCAAGGTAAATCAAGATAATTTTTTACTTACTTTTCATAATATATGGTACTCAATGTTGATCGCTTTACCAGCTCCAATATTATGGATGGTCATAGGATATAGTTTAAATCATGCTTGGTTATATCCCATTTCTGTTGCAATTAGTGATGGAATCTATGCTACAACTTTTATATTATGGATGTGTATAGTAAGCGCTTATTTTGCATCCTCAAAAGGATTATTTATTACTCATTTTGGTTGGCCAAAAAAAAGAGTTCAACAAGTTTTCTCACATCACTATATCTGGTCTGTTGGAACAATTGTTTTTTTAATAATGACATTAATTGCATTCAACAGTTACAACGATAAAGAATTTAATAATACTTTAGGGCGTTTATGTTTCATTTTATTATGTGTTTATTTAACTTTTATTACTAATAATCTAAAGTGCTCCGGATTACCTTTATATTTAAATAAATATGACTCCTCTGACAATATTATCAATCGTTCTTTGTGGAATATAATGATATGCGCTCCAATAATAGCAGTAATTTCTTGTACTGTAGGTCATTTGATTGCTTCACAGGAATTATTGGCACGACTAGAAACATCATTATTCATTTGGATTATGTTATTAATTATATATCATACAATTCGTAGATGGATGTCTATTCAACGACGTCGTATTGCTTTTGAACGCGCCAAACAAAAACGAGTAATACAATTAGCTCACAGAACAAGATATAATGAATCAAATTATTGTCAATTAAACACTAGTACACTAATATTCGATAACGAAAAAAACAAAAAGATTTTAGATTTAGATACTATTAGCACACAATCCTTACAATTAATACGATCTATTCTTACTATTATAGCTCTATTATTGATGACTTTTTTATGGTCTGATTTATATTCAGCATTTTCTTTTTTAGAAAATATTACACTATGGGATGTAACATCTACTATAAAGGGAGCAGACAATATTCAACCCATAACATTAAATTCATTTCTTATTGCTATTTTAGTAATAATAATAACTAAAAAAACAGTGAAAAATTTACCAGCACTGCTAGAGCTTACCTTTCTACAACACTTAGATCTTACGCCAGGAACAGGATACGCCATTACTACATTAACTAAATACATACTGATGTTGATCGGAGGAATGATAGGATGTTCTTTAATAGGCATAGAATGGACTAAAATACAATGGTTAGTAGCAGCATTAGGAGTAGGATTAGGATTCGGCTTACAAGAAATTTTTGCTAATTTCATTTCTGGATTAATGATACTTTTTGAAAAACCAATTCGTATTGGCGACACCGTAACCATCAACAATCTCACTGGTAATATTACTCGCATTAATACCCGTGCAACTATTATTACTGATTGGAATCATAAAGAAATTATTATTCCAAACAAAGAATTTATCACAAAAAAATTCATCAATTGGTCTTTATCAGATACATTAACACGCGTAGTACTACGTGTTCCTGCTCCATTACAAACAGATATGAAAAATATAGTAAAAGTCTTGTTACAAATAGCAAAAAATTCTTCCTTTGCCTTAAGTACTCCCTCTCCAGAGGTATATTTAGTAGATCTACAGCAAGGATTACCTGTATTCGAAATACGAATACATATATCAGATATAAAACTTCGTATGCCTTTATGTCATCAAATACATATGTTAATCATAGAATATTATCAAAACAACGGACTAAAACTACCATATTTCCCTATATTTATGCATAACAATCAACTGTCCTCCATTGATACTTTTGATTCTAACTATCCTAACACCAATCATTACACAAAAAAATAA
- the efp gene encoding elongation factor P, producing the protein MVLYNINEFKSGLKIIQNGEPCVIISSESIKPGKCQAFSRLKFRQIISGKILEKTFKSGDYLESANVTEVNVVYMYHDSKVWYFMNEKNFEEIAVSEKIMGSNFKWIINQLHYVITLWDNFPILITPPDCIELKIVKTTPVVKKNSAGSSGTKLATVSTGATVKVPFFIQLGESIKINTRLGTYISRAK; encoded by the coding sequence ATGGTATTATATAATATTAATGAATTTAAATCGGGATTAAAGATTATTCAAAATGGAGAGCCGTGTGTTATTATTAGTAGTGAGTCTATAAAACCTGGAAAATGTCAAGCTTTTAGTCGTTTAAAGTTTAGACAAATAATTTCTGGAAAAATTTTAGAAAAGACTTTTAAGTCTGGAGATTATTTAGAATCAGCTAATGTAACAGAGGTCAATGTAGTTTATATGTATCATGATAGTAAAGTTTGGTATTTTATGAATGAAAAAAATTTTGAAGAGATCGCTGTTTCTGAAAAAATAATGGGATCGAATTTTAAATGGATTATTAATCAACTACATTATGTAATCACTTTGTGGGATAACTTTCCGATTCTTATTACTCCTCCTGATTGTATAGAATTAAAAATAGTGAAGACTACTCCGGTGGTAAAAAAGAACAGTGCTGGATCGTCTGGAACTAAGTTAGCTACTGTAAGCACTGGTGCTACAGTTAAAGTACCATTTTTTATTCAATTAGGAGAATCAATTAAAATTAATACTCGTTTGGGAACATATATATCGCGAGCTAAGTAA
- the groL gene encoding chaperonin GroEL (60 kDa chaperone family; promotes refolding of misfolded polypeptides especially under stressful conditions; forms two stacked rings of heptamers to form a barrel-shaped 14mer; ends can be capped by GroES; misfolded proteins enter the barrel where they are refolded when GroES binds): MAAKDVKFGNDARVKMLRGVNVLADAVKVTLGPKGRNVVLDKSFGAPVITKDGVSVAREIELEDKFENMGAQMVKEVASKANDSAGDGTTTATVLAQSIVNEGLKAVAAGMNPMDLKRGIDKAVVAAVEELKKLSVPCSDPKAIAQVGTISANSDETVGKLIAQAMDKVGKEGVITVEEGSGLQDELDVVEGMQFDRGYLSPYFVNKPESGTVELEHPFILLADKKISNIREMLPILESVAKAGKPLLIIAEDVEGEALATLVVNNMRGIVKVTAVKAPGFGDRRKAMLQDIAILTAGTVISEEIGLELEKATLEDMGQAKRVVITKDATTIIDGVGNKSSINSRVAQINQQRDEATSDYDREKLQERVAKLAGGVAVIKVGAATEVEMKEKKARVEDALHATRAAVEEGVVAGGGVALIRVANAIRNLCGDNEDQNVGIKVARRAMEAPLRQIMANAGEEPSVIANNVRSGEGNTGYNAATEKYGNMIELGILDPTKVTRSALQYAASIAGLMITTECMVTELPKEDKPDLGNAGAGGNMGGMM; the protein is encoded by the coding sequence ATGGCAGCTAAAGATGTGAAATTTGGTAACGATGCTCGCGTAAAGATGCTGCGCGGCGTTAATGTATTGGCCGATGCAGTTAAAGTTACTCTTGGTCCTAAGGGTAGAAACGTAGTATTAGATAAATCTTTTGGAGCTCCAGTTATAACTAAAGATGGGGTATCTGTAGCGCGAGAAATTGAATTGGAAGATAAATTTGAAAATATGGGCGCTCAAATGGTGAAAGAAGTTGCTTCCAAAGCAAATGATTCTGCGGGTGATGGGACTACTACTGCTACTGTGTTAGCTCAATCTATAGTTAATGAAGGATTGAAAGCGGTAGCAGCTGGAATGAATCCCATGGATTTGAAACGTGGGATTGATAAGGCGGTGGTTGCGGCAGTAGAAGAATTGAAAAAATTATCTGTGCCTTGTTCGGATCCTAAGGCTATTGCTCAAGTGGGTACTATTTCTGCAAATTCTGATGAAACTGTTGGTAAACTTATTGCGCAAGCTATGGATAAGGTAGGAAAAGAAGGAGTAATTACCGTAGAAGAAGGATCTGGTTTACAGGATGAATTGGATGTAGTAGAAGGGATGCAATTTGATCGTGGTTATCTTTCGCCTTATTTTGTCAATAAACCTGAGAGTGGTACAGTGGAGTTAGAACATCCGTTTATTTTGTTAGCAGATAAAAAGATTTCTAATATTAGAGAAATGTTGCCTATATTGGAATCTGTTGCAAAGGCAGGAAAACCATTACTCATTATTGCTGAAGATGTTGAAGGAGAAGCTTTAGCTACTTTGGTAGTAAATAATATGCGTGGTATAGTGAAAGTAACTGCTGTAAAGGCCCCAGGTTTTGGTGATAGACGTAAGGCTATGTTGCAAGATATAGCGATATTGACGGCTGGAACTGTAATTTCTGAAGAAATTGGATTGGAATTAGAAAAAGCAACGTTAGAGGATATGGGACAAGCTAAACGTGTAGTTATCACTAAGGATGCTACCACTATTATTGATGGAGTTGGTAATAAGTCTTCGATAAATAGCCGTGTAGCGCAAATTAATCAACAGCGTGATGAGGCTACTTCTGATTATGATCGTGAAAAGCTGCAAGAACGTGTTGCTAAATTAGCTGGTGGAGTGGCAGTAATTAAAGTTGGAGCGGCTACTGAAGTAGAAATGAAAGAAAAGAAGGCACGTGTAGAAGACGCGTTGCATGCAACTCGCGCTGCTGTAGAAGAAGGTGTAGTTGCGGGTGGTGGTGTGGCTTTAATTCGTGTGGCGAATGCTATTAGAAACCTGTGTGGTGATAATGAAGATCAGAACGTTGGTATTAAGGTAGCTCGGAGAGCAATGGAAGCTCCGTTGCGTCAGATTATGGCAAATGCTGGAGAAGAGCCATCAGTAATAGCTAACAACGTTAGATCAGGAGAAGGTAATACTGGTTATAATGCTGCTACTGAAAAATATGGCAATATGATTGAATTAGGTATCTTAGATCCTACGAAAGTGACTCGTTCAGCGTTGCAATATGCAGCATCTATCGCAGGTTTAATGATTACTACTGAATGTATGGTGACTGAATTACCTAAAGAAGATAAACCAGATTTAGGAAATGCAGGAGCGGGTGGTAATATGGGTGGTATGATGTAG
- a CDS encoding co-chaperone GroES, with amino-acid sequence MKIRPLHDRVIVKRKEVESKSAGGIVLTGSAAGKSTRGEVLAVGHGRVLENGGVKALDVRIGDTVIFNDGYGVKVEKIDNEEVLIMSESDILAIVEK; translated from the coding sequence ATGAAAATTCGTCCATTACATGATCGTGTAATTGTTAAACGTAAAGAGGTTGAATCAAAATCTGCAGGCGGTATTGTGTTGACTGGGTCTGCGGCAGGGAAATCTACACGCGGAGAGGTATTGGCTGTTGGTCATGGCCGTGTTTTGGAAAACGGGGGGGTAAAGGCTTTAGATGTACGTATTGGTGATACCGTGATTTTCAATGACGGGTATGGTGTAAAAGTGGAGAAAATTGATAATGAAGAAGTATTAATTATGTCAGAAAGCGATATCCTTGCTATCGTTGAGAAATAA
- the cutA gene encoding divalent-cation tolerance protein CutA, whose product MSIVCNLTKTLLHHKLAACITLFKEVRSFYYWDNTLKESIELQLLIKTKSLLKEPVFNTIKKLHPYKVPELLVLPIIDGESNYLSWMRSMLK is encoded by the coding sequence ATGTCTATTGTTTGCAATTTAACAAAAACTCTATTACATCATAAACTGGCAGCATGTATAACTTTATTTAAAGAAGTACGTTCATTTTATTATTGGGACAATACTCTAAAAGAAAGCATTGAATTACAATTGTTAATAAAAACAAAAAGTCTCTTAAAAGAACCAGTTTTTAATACAATCAAAAAATTGCATCCCTATAAAGTTCCAGAATTATTAGTCCTCCCTATAATAGACGGAGAATCAAATTATTTATCATGGATGCGATCAATGTTAAAATGA
- the metC gene encoding cystathionine beta-lyase, which produces MKKFETKLITSGRDIKYTYGAINPIIQRTSSVVFNSITQQQQAIKNHNITDKLFYGRYGTITHFSLRQSMIELENGVGCVLYPCGTAAITHTILSFIRPGDHILMTGSAYEPTQKFCRYFLKKMNIDTTWFDPLIIGHDLSNLIQHNTRLVILESPGSITMEVQNIPDIVKTIRKKKSDIIVLLDNTWSAGIFFKALDMGVDISLQSGTKYIIGHSDGMIGTAVSNARCWDQLQEQSFLMGQMVDSDTAYMASRGLRTLYIRLKQHEENGLHVAHWLAQHPAVERVNHPALASCKGHEYFIRDFSGSSGLFSFILKQRLNNWQLSNFVDHFRYFKIAYSWGGFESLILVNQVEELHPIRPAGTLDFKGTLVRVHIGLEHPNDLINDLSDGLNRINIQQSI; this is translated from the coding sequence ATGAAAAAATTTGAAACAAAACTAATTACATCTGGAAGAGATATAAAATATACATACGGAGCGATTAATCCTATCATCCAACGGACATCTTCGGTAGTATTTAATTCAATTACACAACAACAACAAGCTATTAAAAATCATAATATAACCGATAAATTATTTTACGGGCGCTATGGAACTATTACTCATTTTTCCTTACGTCAATCAATGATCGAGTTAGAAAATGGCGTGGGTTGCGTACTATATCCATGTGGTACAGCAGCAATTACTCATACTATCCTTTCTTTTATACGCCCAGGAGACCATATATTAATGACAGGATCAGCATATGAACCCACTCAAAAATTCTGTCGATATTTTTTAAAAAAAATGAATATAGACACTACTTGGTTCGATCCATTAATTATTGGGCATGATCTTTCTAATTTAATTCAACATAACACTCGTTTAGTTATATTAGAATCACCAGGATCAATAACTATGGAAGTACAAAATATTCCTGATATCGTCAAAACAATACGTAAAAAAAAATCAGATATAATTGTATTATTAGATAATACTTGGTCGGCAGGAATTTTTTTTAAAGCATTAGATATGGGAGTAGATATTTCTCTGCAATCAGGGACTAAGTATATTATAGGTCATTCTGATGGAATGATAGGAACTGCAGTGTCCAATGCACGTTGTTGGGATCAATTACAAGAACAATCTTTTTTGATGGGTCAAATGGTCGATTCTGACACCGCTTACATGGCATCACGTGGACTACGTACTTTATATATTAGATTAAAACAACATGAAGAAAATGGATTACACGTTGCTCATTGGTTAGCTCAACACCCCGCAGTAGAACGAGTCAATCATCCTGCTTTAGCTTCATGTAAAGGACATGAATACTTTATAAGAGATTTCAGTGGATCTAGCGGTTTATTCTCATTTATTCTGAAACAACGTTTAAATAATTGGCAATTATCTAATTTTGTTGATCATTTTAGATACTTTAAAATTGCATATTCCTGGGGTGGATTTGAATCGTTAATTTTAGTCAATCAAGTCGAAGAACTGCATCCCATACGTCCCGCCGGTACCCTAGATTTTAAAGGAACGTTAGTTCGAGTCCATATAGGATTAGAACATCCTAATGACTTAATTAATGATTTATCAGATGGTCTTAACCGTATAAATATACAACAATCAATATAA
- a CDS encoding 1-acylglycerol-3-phosphate O-acyltransferase — MLAVMRIILVLMASIIICIFGIIYCLFRPRQRLYHTALFGRLFGSMAPIFGIQVKIRNLSSDQLPKHCIYIANHQNNYDMITAACVVRPRTIIVGKKNLLWIPFFGQLYWLCGNILINRSQSIRSHTTLLQIAKVIKARDISIWVFPEGTRSAGRGLLPFKIGAFHAAISARVPVVPVCVSNISNKKIKLNRWSNGLVIIEIMDPIYTQKYEPNKVRDMTQYCYEVMKLKIDSLNKEVVEYEMQITRSLNTHVMK; from the coding sequence ATGCTTGCAGTTATGCGTATTATTTTAGTTTTGATGGCTTCAATTATTATTTGTATATTTGGTATTATTTATTGTTTATTTAGACCGCGTCAGCGATTATATCATACTGCTTTATTTGGTCGTTTGTTTGGGAGCATGGCTCCTATTTTTGGTATTCAAGTTAAAATACGAAATTTATCAAGCGATCAATTACCGAAGCATTGTATATATATAGCTAATCATCAAAATAATTATGATATGATCACAGCAGCGTGTGTTGTGAGGCCACGTACAATAATAGTGGGTAAAAAAAATTTATTGTGGATTCCGTTTTTTGGACAACTGTATTGGTTATGTGGCAATATATTAATAAATCGTAGTCAAAGTATTAGATCTCATACTACTTTACTACAAATAGCTAAAGTTATAAAAGCGCGTGATATTTCTATTTGGGTATTTCCGGAAGGTACACGCAGTGCTGGTCGAGGATTATTACCATTTAAAATTGGTGCTTTTCATGCTGCAATTTCGGCTAGAGTCCCAGTTGTGCCTGTATGTGTGTCTAATATTTCTAATAAAAAAATAAAACTAAATCGGTGGTCTAATGGTTTAGTGATTATTGAAATTATGGATCCTATATATACTCAGAAATATGAACCTAACAAAGTGAGAGATATGACTCAATATTGTTATGAAGTTATGAAGTTAAAAATTGATTCTTTAAATAAAGAAGTGGTTGAATACGAAATGCAAATAACTAGATCGTTAAACACACATGTTATGAAATAA